One region of Peribacillus simplex genomic DNA includes:
- a CDS encoding zinc-binding dehydrogenase: MWALTAIQLAKKLTKAKIKTTAGSSDKLDFCHSLGADIRINYKKQSFDEEVLKATNDQGVDVILNFIGASYWEKNLKSVRSDGR; the protein is encoded by the coding sequence GTGTGGGCACTAACAGCTATCCAACTGGCAAAAAAACTGACAAAAGCGAAAATCAAAACTACAGCAGGTTCAAGTGACAAATTGGATTTCTGTCACTCTCTAGGAGCGGATATCCGTATCAACTATAAGAAACAATCTTTCGATGAGGAAGTGCTGAAAGCTACAAATGATCAAGGAGTGGATGTCATTCTGAATTTCATCGGTGCTTCTTACTGGGAGAAAAACCTTAAAAGCGTAAGGAGTGATGGAAGATGA